From the genome of Halobacteriovorax marinus SJ:
AAGATTTTTTTAGATCGTTTGTTGCTTCATTGCTTCGAGAATTTCTTTCTTAGTTCCCGATTGAACACTCGCAACTCTCTTGCTTTGGGCCTCTGCAGATCTCATCACAATTTGAACTTTTGATCCACAAACTTCACCTGCTCTATAAGTATTTTCAAATGAGATATCCCCACCAGCATCTTCTAGTAACTCTCTTGAAATTTGAAGAGAAAGTGGCATATGCTCATCTAAATCAGCAAGTCCATTTACTGCACTTAGAAAGTCTTTACTAAATCCTAATCCAGAATCTGTTAGATTAATAATAACACTAGTTCCTACTCTCTTGGCCGATATAGATACTCTTCCAGTCTCATCATTTTGCTGACAATTTTTAACAGCATTCATAATAACATTATAAACAACTTGCTCAAGCGCCTCATCCTCACCTCTTACAGTTAAGTCTTCAGCGATATCAAGATCAATAATGACACCTTCAGCAAGTAATTTATTACTTAGATGGTTAACTACTTTAGTTAAGCTCTTATCAATTTGAGCGACAGCACCGCTATATGATTCTTCCTCAACTCTTGTCTCCCCTTCTGCACTAAGAACAAGAGAGTCATCTGATTCTGATTGATTCCAGATATCATCTATCGCTTGCTCAGTTAAATTCTCAGGTGTAACCATCGCTTGAATTCGAGTAGAGTCTTCCTTCAATGGATTAAGTGCACTTAGAGTATGATATTGAGTAAATAACTTTGAGCAGTAAACTAACTTATTTTGTTCTAGTGCATCCTTAATAATAGTTGCAACTTCATTGTGAGCAATGGCCTCTGTACTTTCCATTCTCTTTCTAGCTTCATCTTCAGCATACTTATTTCTTTGCTCAAGCGTTCTCCTTTGAGCAAAATCCCAAAGTAGAAGAAGAGGAGCAATAAAACAGAGTGTAATTAAGAAAATAGTCAGATTACTTTTTGAAAGAGATATACTTCCCTCTTTACTGATTAGCTCTCCATCAACATTGTCATATTTCATTTCAAGCTTTTCAAATCTGTCAGAAAGATTACTTAAGATGACTTCTGCATCCTTATCTGAGAATGAACTAGAGCTCTCCTCTACTCTTTCATGAAACCAATGAATATCTGAAATCAGTGCATTCAAAGCCTGTCCAAGCTTAACCGCACTACTAGCAAAGACTTCTTGTGAGAATGTATTTACTTCTGAAAGACACTCTTCTGTTGTCTTCATAAATCCAGTTTCTAAATACATTGAGTTTGCATCGCCAATGACTTTGGCCGTGTAACTTTGATTAACTCTTGAAAAGCATGTTGCGAGATTACTCTTTAAATATGAAATATTAGAAATTTTAACATTTAACTTATGCTGGAACACACCTGTTGTAATCAACAATGCCGTGGCTCCAATTCCTATGACGGCTTTTTTACTTCTTAGCCAATTCTTAATTTCATGCTTCATTTTTTCCTATCCTTGGAAAATTATTTTAGACAAAAATAAATTAAATCCTTTAACTTATTGAAATTTTGTAGCAACACAAAAGTTGCTACTACTATTTTTGCAATTAGAGATTGGCCAGTCAAGCAGTGGTGAAAAATGCCTCGATAAATTAATAATCCCTATCTAAACACTTGTTATCTGGTATACATTATTAATATGAATTCTTGGGCTAAAATTCAAATGGACAATTATGGAACTTCACTAGTTCTATCCATCCTTATTAATATTATTTTAATGGCCCTCACCTCACTACTTTTCAATATCAAACCTTCAGTTCCCGACTCAAGTGCTCAACTTATTAATGGAAGACCTGTTATAAAGGTGAAGTCCTTTAGAACTGTTGGAGTAAAAAATGGTAATAAGAAAACCTTCTCTGTTCCAACAAAGTCTCCTTCTAAGAAAAGCTCTAATAAAACTCAAAGCTCAAGTTCTTCTCAGTCTCTAGACCTAAGTCAGCTTGGTTCTATTTCAAAAGAGCAGACGGCTCCCTCACCTGCTCCAACTCAGGGAATGACTAAGTACAAAAGTGATGACTCAAGGTTTAAGTTCGAGGCGAAGGCCCCTTTAAAACAAAGACTCCACAAACAACAGCAACAATTACAGGGCGATGTTCTCAAGCAACTAGCAGCAAATCCAAGCTTTGCCAGCGCTCTTAGTAATAAAGGCTTCAATGTTCAATTTGATCCACCAGAGGGAATTCCAGAGGATGAGCTCAATAGTGTAGAGAAAATCTTCTATAGTTTTCAAAAAAGGACATACGAGACTTACCTCAATTCTTTTCTTAAGACTTATTACAATAACCTGACGGCAAACCCTAACTTAAGGAATGACCTCTCTTCTCAAAGACATAGGCTCAATGCGAGAGTTCAATTCGATAAGAATGGACATATTCTTTCCGTAAAAATATTAAAGTCTTCTAATAGTGATAGTGTGCACGACTTATTTGAAACAACACTTGATGCTATGAGATCTATTCCCAATCCTCCAAAAGACCTTCTGGGTAAAGATGGAAATTTTACGATTTATTATTCTCTATATATTAATTAAAAATTTTTAAATAACTCCACACTGTGGAAACTAAGCAAATACTAATAACGACAGGCTTACTAAGTAGTGCCTCTTTCAAATCTGCGAAAAAGACCATTGCCTTCTCACTTGTTTCACCCATTTTCTTTCTTTTAAGCGAAACAACTCTCTTCTTCACTTTTAAAGTCATCTCTCTAGATTCAGCTTCAAAAATATCTTTAACTTCAACAGGAGCCGTCACAAATGGAATCTGTTTTAAAAAGAGCTTTCTATCACTCTTTAATTTCTTCAACTTTAGATTGCAGACTTCACAACTTTCAAAGTGTCTCGAAAGAAACTCTCCCGCGAGTTCTCCATTTTCTAAAATTAATGAAGCTTTATGAGAATGAGGACATCCATATTCCTCTTTACTTACCACGTCCATGTAATCAATTTACCTCTGTTGGTTTTCCAAGATATTCATATACTGAATTTACACCTAAATGATATTTCTCAATGGCCTCAATTCTACTCTTACCAGTGATTTCAGAAATTCTCTCCCATGAAAATGAGAGCTTCTCTCTTAAGAAGATCACCCCTCTCGACTCAATAGGCGTTCTATAAAATGGTCCAAAGTTTCTTGGTATTGTAAAACTTCCACTCAACTGCCCTACTCTTCTCTTGGCCAATCTATAGATATGTGAATAGAGAGTTGTGGACAATACTCCTAAATCCCTTCTTAACTCATCTTCAGACTCAAAGTATTCTGGAAACTTCGATGAGAAATCTCTATCCACTAAGATAAGATCAATAGCATCGAGCACTAGCTGTCCTGCCTGTAAATCATCCGGCAATAAGCTATATGCAAAAGGATAAAGTTCATTGGATTTAATTTTAAAGAATTGTTCTAAGTGTTCGCTCATCAATAATATTTTACTCTTGCCTCTTTAGGAGTGCAATAGCCTAATCCTCTATTATTTCAACACTTTAAATATCAAACGAAACTACTCAACATAAAAACTAAAGTTTTATTAACTTTAAGTCGATAAAACTAAGGAATAGCTATAAGGGCAAATTATGAAATGGAATAACTTAAAATTTATCGCACTCATTATCGCTTCACTCATGCTCACGGCTTGTGTTGAGCAAAAGAGTAATAAGAAAAGTAGTTCTGATACATCTACAACACAGTCTACAATCCTACTTCCAGATGAAAGTGGTGGTGACGGTGATGATGATGGATACGTAGATGATACAGACCTACCTGATTATTATAGTATCCCGACAACATCTGGTGGTGGAGTCAGAGCAATAATTGTTCATGGTAGAAATCACCCAGATAGAAATCCACCACCTAATGGAATTTTTTGGTCTTCTAATAGAGATATAAATATGCCTGAAGAAAATAGACAAATTCTAGTGACCGACTCTAGGTTTGAAATGCGACTTCAAGCTATTCCTCATTACGATATCCCGCAAAACTCTGTGGATTCTAACGGAATAACATGCTCGCAAGTTGCTATGAAATATACCAAGTTAAATATTGACGTTTGTGTAAGAAGACAAGGTGGAAATTGTCTTTATAATCACTATTTTCAAAATGTGGAAGTAAATAAATGGTCGCTGGTAAAAGAATTTGACATTCCAACTAATACAAATGATCCACTAGTTATAGAGGTAAAGTATGTTTCATGGGATGGCAGCTGTATTGAAAACCAGAAGTCTGGCTACGGATCAGGTTACGAATATACTTGTCCATATGACGGAGTTTGGGATTCTCAATGCGTTGGTTTTCAAATGGAAGTATCCACTGATGGAACAAAGAGACTCCCTGGTGGAAGATACTA
Proteins encoded in this window:
- a CDS encoding ATP-binding protein, which translates into the protein MKHEIKNWLRSKKAVIGIGATALLITTGVFQHKLNVKISNISYLKSNLATCFSRVNQSYTAKVIGDANSMYLETGFMKTTEECLSEVNTFSQEVFASSAVKLGQALNALISDIHWFHERVEESSSSFSDKDAEVILSNLSDRFEKLEMKYDNVDGELISKEGSISLSKSNLTIFLITLCFIAPLLLLWDFAQRRTLEQRNKYAEDEARKRMESTEAIAHNEVATIIKDALEQNKLVYCSKLFTQYHTLSALNPLKEDSTRIQAMVTPENLTEQAIDDIWNQSESDDSLVLSAEGETRVEEESYSGAVAQIDKSLTKVVNHLSNKLLAEGVIIDLDIAEDLTVRGEDEALEQVVYNVIMNAVKNCQQNDETGRVSISAKRVGTSVIINLTDSGLGFSKDFLSAVNGLADLDEHMPLSLQISRELLEDAGGDISFENTYRAGEVCGSKVQIVMRSAEAQSKRVASVQSGTKKEILEAMKQQTI
- a CDS encoding TonB C-terminal domain-containing protein; amino-acid sequence: MNSWAKIQMDNYGTSLVLSILINIILMALTSLLFNIKPSVPDSSAQLINGRPVIKVKSFRTVGVKNGNKKTFSVPTKSPSKKSSNKTQSSSSSQSLDLSQLGSISKEQTAPSPAPTQGMTKYKSDDSRFKFEAKAPLKQRLHKQQQQLQGDVLKQLAANPSFASALSNKGFNVQFDPPEGIPEDELNSVEKIFYSFQKRTYETYLNSFLKTYYNNLTANPNLRNDLSSQRHRLNARVQFDKNGHILSVKILKSSNSDSVHDLFETTLDAMRSIPNPPKDLLGKDGNFTIYYSLYIN